The Rubricoccus marinus nucleotide sequence TTCGGGTGTGTGTGCCCCTCGGACGCCTACGCGCGGCGCGCGGTTCGGCCTCTGGCGTCAGAGGCCGGTATCATGCGCCTCCCCACTCCGCCTGTTGATGCGCGCCACTCTCTTCGCTCTCGCCCTCATGGCCGCGGCGGCTCACGCCCAAACGGCCCCTGTGGCGTCGGAGGCTGAGCCGCTGGCGCTGCCCGGCGGAATGACGTTCACTCTGGACGCCCCCGCGCAGACGTACCGGATTCACGTCACGCTCCCGCCGGACTACCGCGCGACGGGAGACTCGCACCCCGTGCTCTACTACGCCGACGCGCAGGCGCTGACCGAGATCGTTGTCGGGACGCACCGGCTCGCAGCGGCCGTACGGACCGCCGACATCGAGACCGCGATCCTCGTCGGCATCAGCGTGGACGGCGACGAGGCGGCGTGGAACGCCCAGCGCAACCGGGACCTCACCCCGACTCCGTTCGACCCGTCGGGGGTGGACTCGTCGCAAGAGGGGGACTTTCTCATCGCGCTGTGGGCGGCCTGGTCGCCAGGTGCGAACGAGACGGGAGAGGCGGCGGCCTTCGCGACGTTCATCCGCGAGTCCCTCGCGCCGCGGGTCGAGGCGTCGTACAACGCGAGCGCGACCGACCGTGGCTGGCTCGGGCACTCGTTCGGCGGGCTCTTCGGCGCGTGGGCGGAAGCGGAAGAGCCGGATCTGTTCAACCGCCTCCTGCTCGTCTCGCCTGCCATGTGGTGGAACGAGGGGGAGGTCGTCGCCTCGGAGTTCGCCGCGCCAGAGGCGGAGGAGGGGGTGTTCATCGCGTACGGCACGGCGGAGGACCGGCCTATCACGCGGTGGGCGCCGCCCCTGGCGGAGGCCATGAAAGCAGCGGGCTACGGCCCCACGCTCCGCGCCTACGACGGCGCGGACCACTACTCGATCGTTCCACGCGCGATCTATGACGGACTCGTTGCGCTGTACGGGAGATAGGACGTAGGCCTCTGGCGCCAGAGGCCGGTACTTTGCGCACCCCTCGGATTGGGTTATGCGCCTCGCTCTTGTGATTCTCGCCCTCGTGGCTACGTCGGCCCGCGCCCAAACGGAGCCGGCGGGCTCCGCGCCCGAGCCTCTGGCCATACCGGGAGCCGAGACGTTCACCTTGGACGCGCCCGCGCAGACGTACCGCATCCACGTCACCCTCCCTGAAGGCTACCGCGAGACGGGCGCGCCGCACGCCGTCCTCTACTACGCCGACGCGTGGTGGCTGACCGAGGCCGTCGCGGGCATCCGAAGACTGGCCGATCTGGCGGAAAGCACGGACATCGAGCCGGTCATTCTCGTCGGCATCGGGATGGACGGTGAACCCCGGGCGTGGAACGCGCAGCGCAACCGCGACCTCACCCCTTCGCCGACGCAGTTCGCCGGCGGCGGCGGCTTCCCCATCGGCGGCGTCATCATGGACTCCACAAACACGGGTGGCGCCCCGGCCTTTCTGCGCTTTATCCAGGACCGTCTCGCGCCCCGCATCGAGGCCCACTACAACGCGAGCGCCACGCGCCGCGGCTGGCTCGGGCACTCGCTCGGCGGCCTCTTCGGCGCGTGGGCGGCGCAGGCCCGTCCCGATGCGTTCGAGCGGTTGCTGCTTATCTCTCCCTCGGCGTGGTGGAACAACGGCGAGGTCGTAGAGGCCGGCTTCACGGCGCCAGAGGCTCAGGACGCGCGCGTCTTTCTCGCCTACGGGATCGAGGAAGGCAACCTGCTTCGGACCTGGGCGCCGCCTCTGGCGGACGCGATGGAGGCCGGCGGCTTTCCCGTCACGCGCCGGGTCTACGAGGGCGCGGGCCATCACTCCATCCTGCCGCAGGCGATCTGGGACGGGCTCGTGGCGCTCTACGGCGAGGCGGAGTAGCGCGGCGCCTCTGGCGCCAGAGGCCGCGCGCGCCAGAGGTCCGGCTACCGGTCGTGGATGCCTTTGCCGGCCAGGATGCGCGGGCGGTGCTTCTCGACTCTCGCCGAGCGCGTGGCCGTCTGCTTGGCTCCGCCGATGTGGAGGAAGTAGCCCCGCTGGCGCCCTGGCGTGAGCGCCTCGAACGCGGCGCGAAACGCGGCGTCGGCGTCGAGTTGCTCCTGGAGTTCGGCGGGGACGGCGTACTCGCGCATCTTCTTGAGCTCGACGGTTCGCCCGGCGCGCTCGATTTCGATGGCCTCCGCGAGGTAGGCCCGCACGATGGGTTCGAGATCTTCGATCTGCTCGACGCTCGTAAATCGCATCTGGCGCCCGGACTGCGTGTGCTCCCCGGCCTGATGCAAAAGGCCGTGCTCGTCTTTCAGGAGCACGCCTTTAAAGAATGCGAGGCAGGCGTGGCCTTTGAAGGCGCTCACGATGACGACGTTTTTCCCGCCGAGCGTGTAGCACGGCTGCCTCCACTTGACCTCCTCCAGCAACGGCGTATCGAGGCAGATCTCCCGGAGCCGGAGTTGCTCCTCGCGCCACTGCGCGGCCCTGCTCAGGCGTTCGTCGACCTCGGGGTTGGGAGCGTTCATCGGAGCACCGGGCTTATCGGAAGGAACGATTGCGTGGGACGCCAGAGGCCCCACGGTCGGGCAGAAAGTAGAGGACCGCGCCTCGCCCGCCTAGACGCGGCCTCTGGCGCCAGAAGCCGCACCGCGTTGCGCGCGCCGAGTTGTCTCCGCAGGCCTACGCCAGAGGCGGCGTCTCCACGAGAAACCGGCGGAGCCTCCTGAAGTCCGCGTCGTTTGCGGCGCCAATGGACACACCCCAGGACCCCGCCCCCGACGAAGGCCGACGCCCCGGAGCCTCTGGCGCCGAAGCCGAAATCGACCACCAGGAGGGCAAGCATCCGGCAAAGCAGGACCCGTTCGCGTCGTTGCGAAACGCCGGGTTCGCGCTCTACCTCGTGGGCAGCCTCGTCTCGAACGCGGGCAACCAGATGCGCGTCGTGGCGGTCGGGTGGGAGGTCTACGAGCGGACGCAGACGGCGCTCGGGCTCGGACTGATCGGGCTGACGCTCGCGCTGCCGGTTCTCCTCCTCGCGCTGCCCGCGGGCGCTGCGGCCGACCGGTACCCGCGCAAGAGGCTCATCCAGATCGCCCAGATCGGACTCGCGGCCTCTGGCGCCGGGCTCGCGTGGGTGTCGTACACCGGCGCGCCGGTTGCGCTGACGTACCTGTTCCTGCTCGGGACGGGCATCTTCCGCGCGATCGGATGGCCCGCCTCACAAGCCATCGTGACCGGCCTGGTGCCGACGCGCGTGTTCGCTAACGCCACGATGTGGCGGAGCGTGGCCTACCAGATCGCGTCCACGCTGGGGCCTCTGGCGGGCGGCTTCCTCGTCGCATGGCACGGCCCGGCGACGGTCTACATCACCGATGCGGCCTCCAGCCTCGTCCTGCTGGGCTGCCTCTTTTTCGTGATCCCGACGCCGCAGGCGCGCTCGACCGAAAAGAAGTCGTGGCGGAGCCTGATCGAGGGCGCGCGGTTCGTGCGGCGCCAGCCGGTCATCCTCTCCACCATCACGCTGGACATGGTGGCGGTCCTCTTCGGCGGCGCGACGGCACTGTTGCCCATCTACGCGACCGACGTGCTGGGCGTCGGCGCCGAGGGCTTCGGATGGATGCGTGCGATGCCGTCGCTGGGCGCCATCGCGATGGGCCTCTCGCTCGCGCTGCTCCCGCCGATGCGCTACGCCGGGCGCACGCTCCTGCTCGCCGTCGTCGCCTTCGGCGTCTCGACGATCGTGTTCGGGCTCTCGACGAGTTTCCCGCTATCGCTTGTGGCGCTGTTCTGCCTCGGCGCGGCCGACAACATCTCGGTCGTGGTCCGCTCGACGGTGCTCCAACTGCTCACGCCCGATGAGATGCGCGGGCGCGTTGCCGCCGTCAACGCGGTGTTTATCGGCACGAGCAACGAGATCGGCGAGTTGGAATCCGGGACGGTCGCGAGCGTGATCGGCGCCGTGCCCACTGTCGTCTTCGGCGGCGTGATGACGCTCCTCACGGTCGGGGCGGCGGCATGGATCTGGCCGCCGCTGCGCCGCCTGGGTGCCCTCGAAGACCTGGAGCCGCCAGAGACCGTGCCCGCGCCCGCCTGAGCCTCTGGCGCCAGAGACGAACGGCCTCAGCGGCGTGCCTCTACGGCTCCAGTTCGCTCGCGGGCGGGAGGTTGACGTTGCGCATCGCGGCCGCGTCCAGCGCCACGCCGTGCACGGTCAGGAGGTCGAGCAGCGCGAACATCGCGAGGTCGCCTCTGGCGATCTGCTCCTCAACGACCGGCGCCACGGCCTCGACACGCCAGAGGCCGCAGACGGGCTGCATCCGGTCGCCGGGCTCCTGCGCGATAAAGGCGTCTGCGTCGCCAGAGGCCGCTTCCAGAAGCGGCGTCAGCGCCTCTGGCGTGAGGTGCGGCATGTCCACGGCCGCCGCCAGAAGCCACGGCGTCTGCGTCGCGGCCAGCCCGGCCGCGAGGCCCGCCAGCGGCCCGCCGTCGGGGACCGAATCGGTCACGACCTCAGCGCGGACGGGGTACGGCCTCGGCGTGGGGCCGGTCGCGATGAGCACGCGGCTCGCCAGAGGCTCCAGGGCCATGAAGACGCGCTCGACGAACGAGAGGCCGCCCACGTCGGCGAGGGCCTTGTCGCTGCCGAACCGGCGGCTCTTGCCGCCCGCGAGGATGAGCGCGGTAACGTTAGACGGAGTCAGCAAGGGGGTTCGGGAAGGCGTC carries:
- a CDS encoding alpha/beta hydrolase is translated as MRATLFALALMAAAAHAQTAPVASEAEPLALPGGMTFTLDAPAQTYRIHVTLPPDYRATGDSHPVLYYADAQALTEIVVGTHRLAAAVRTADIETAILVGISVDGDEAAWNAQRNRDLTPTPFDPSGVDSSQEGDFLIALWAAWSPGANETGEAAAFATFIRESLAPRVEASYNASATDRGWLGHSFGGLFGAWAEAEEPDLFNRLLLVSPAMWWNEGEVVASEFAAPEAEEGVFIAYGTAEDRPITRWAPPLAEAMKAAGYGPTLRAYDGADHYSIVPRAIYDGLVALYGR
- a CDS encoding MFS transporter, with amino-acid sequence MDTPQDPAPDEGRRPGASGAEAEIDHQEGKHPAKQDPFASLRNAGFALYLVGSLVSNAGNQMRVVAVGWEVYERTQTALGLGLIGLTLALPVLLLALPAGAAADRYPRKRLIQIAQIGLAASGAGLAWVSYTGAPVALTYLFLLGTGIFRAIGWPASQAIVTGLVPTRVFANATMWRSVAYQIASTLGPLAGGFLVAWHGPATVYITDAASSLVLLGCLFFVIPTPQARSTEKKSWRSLIEGARFVRRQPVILSTITLDMVAVLFGGATALLPIYATDVLGVGAEGFGWMRAMPSLGAIAMGLSLALLPPMRYAGRTLLLAVVAFGVSTIVFGLSTSFPLSLVALFCLGAADNISVVVRSTVLQLLTPDEMRGRVAAVNAVFIGTSNEIGELESGTVASVIGAVPTVVFGGVMTLLTVGAAAWIWPPLRRLGALEDLEPPETVPAPA
- a CDS encoding YdeI/OmpD-associated family protein; the encoded protein is MNAPNPEVDERLSRAAQWREEQLRLREICLDTPLLEEVKWRQPCYTLGGKNVVIVSAFKGHACLAFFKGVLLKDEHGLLHQAGEHTQSGRQMRFTSVEQIEDLEPIVRAYLAEAIEIERAGRTVELKKMREYAVPAELQEQLDADAAFRAAFEALTPGRQRGYFLHIGGAKQTATRSARVEKHRPRILAGKGIHDR
- the mobA gene encoding molybdenum cofactor guanylyltransferase, which codes for MLTPSNVTALILAGGKSRRFGSDKALADVGGLSFVERVFMALEPLASRVLIATGPTPRPYPVRAEVVTDSVPDGGPLAGLAAGLAATQTPWLLAAAVDMPHLTPEALTPLLEAASGDADAFIAQEPGDRMQPVCGLWRVEAVAPVVEEQIARGDLAMFALLDLLTVHGVALDAAAMRNVNLPPASELEP
- a CDS encoding alpha/beta hydrolase, giving the protein MRLALVILALVATSARAQTEPAGSAPEPLAIPGAETFTLDAPAQTYRIHVTLPEGYRETGAPHAVLYYADAWWLTEAVAGIRRLADLAESTDIEPVILVGIGMDGEPRAWNAQRNRDLTPSPTQFAGGGGFPIGGVIMDSTNTGGAPAFLRFIQDRLAPRIEAHYNASATRRGWLGHSLGGLFGAWAAQARPDAFERLLLISPSAWWNNGEVVEAGFTAPEAQDARVFLAYGIEEGNLLRTWAPPLADAMEAGGFPVTRRVYEGAGHHSILPQAIWDGLVALYGEAE